A single Ammospiza caudacuta isolate bAmmCau1 chromosome 14, bAmmCau1.pri, whole genome shotgun sequence DNA region contains:
- the KIF4A gene encoding chromosome-associated kinesin KIF4A: MMREDEKGIPVRVALRCRPLVPKETSEGCQTCLSFVPGEPQVVVGNDKAFTYDYVFDPSVEQEEVFNTAVSPLVRGIFKGYNATVLAYGQTGSGKTYSMGGTYTANQEHEPSVGVIPRVIKLLFEEKQQRHDWDFVLKVSYLEIYNEDILDLLCPSRERSPISIREDPKEGIKIVGLTERNVTCAQETVSCLEQGNNCRTVGSTAMNSQSSRSHAIFTIFIDQKKKNDKNCSFHCKLHLVDLAGSERQKKTKAEGDRLKEGININRGLLCLGNVISALGEENKKGGFVPYRDSKLTRLLQDSLGGNSHTLMIACVSPADSNLEETLNTLRYADRARKIKNKPIVNVDPQAAELHQLKQQVQQLQVLLLQAHGGTLPVALNGLAPSESLQSLMEKNQSLQEEIQKLSQGLSEAAGQTAQMLERIILTEQENEKMYAKLEQLQHHAVCKLDLQKMVETVEDEEFKENVEVIRNLQQVLAELQSESAAATEAAAELPNSEQDSPGGAEVAQESKRASDFSTQHALRQAQLSRELLELNKALTLKEALAKKMSQNDTQLGPIQSQYETNIRDLELEVSNLQKEKEELILALQMAKKDINQAKLSERRRKRLQELEAQITELKKKLNEQSKLLKLKESTEHTVSKLNQEIREMKQQRVQLMRQMKEDTEKFRQWKQQKDKEVIQLKEKDRKRQYELLKLERDFQKQANVLRRKTEEAAAANKRLKDALQRQKEVADKRKETQNRGMEGIATRIKSWLANEVEVLVSTEEARRHLADLLEDRKILAKELLQLKEKKDAGENPPPKLRRRTYCLAELQALDTDVSVSKQIESLQTEMELRSAQIADLQQKLLDADNGDRAKQHWDSIATLLEAKCALKYLLAELVSSKVRESKLQSGLQQSQASCSDVQKMLMEERNHMAEVEAELQNQILVQEQQHQEKVLYLLSQFQQKEAAEKRLEDSLNEQEKQLQERLRFQEEELKKMREICEKNQELLRENDTLKQKLLLLQVASGQKIQHIQQRPPESPDSSFDYVPPKPKCRRQTTAKPRAPSPEVDVEDLLSDPGELEDSDWLPGKAGRGTRKNLMGCSCKGRCGNRQCGCRRQKLGCTDGCSCAAATCRNRERGLETTTCEEHKRDSEGSLKLEDPTEVKAEETFFQPVCVTPTNKVLQDLTEQEVLLKIPSTAASLLGRDEESQENQNPFGRRKKRMLSSNISFFSGCTPIKE; the protein is encoded by the exons ATGATGCGAGAGGACGAGAAGGGCATCCCGGTGCGCGTGGCGCTGCGCTGCCGGCCGCTGGTGCCCAAGGAGACCAGCGAGGGCTGCCAGACGTGCCTGTCCTTCGTGCCCGGCGAGCCTCAG GTCGTGGTGGGCAATGACAAAGCCTTCACCTACGACTACGTGTTCGACCCGTCCgtggagcaggaggaggtttTCAACACCGCGGTGTCGCCTCTGGTCCGTGGCATCTTCAAAG GATACAATGCCACTGTCTTGGCCTACGGACAGACGGGGTCAGGGAAAACCTATTCCATGGGAGGCACCTACACTGCCAACCAGGAGCATGAGCCCAGCGTGGGGGTCATCCCCAGGGTCATCAAGCTGCTCTTTGAGGAGAAACAGCAAAGGCACGATTGGGACTTCGTCCTCAAAGTTTCTTATTTGGAG aTTTACAACGAGGACATCCTGGACCTGCTGTGCCCCTCCCGAGAGCGCTCCCCCATCAGCATCCGGGAGGACCCCAAGGAAGGCATCAag ATTGTGGGGTTGACAGAAAGAAATGTCACCTGTGCCCAAGAGACTGtgtcctgcctggagcaggggaaCAACTGCAGAACTGTGGGATCCACAGCCATGAATTCCCAGTCCTCCAGATCCCATGCCATCTTCACCATCTTCATTgaccaaaagaagaaaaatgacaa GAATTGCAGTTTTCACTGCAAGTTACACCTGGTAGACCTTGCTGGCTCTGAGAGACAGAAGAAGACCAAGGCTGAGGGAGACAGACTCAAAGAAG gaatcaaCATCAACAGAGGCCTCCTGTGCCTGGGGAATGTCATCAGTGCTCTGGGAGAGGAGAATAAAAAGGGAGGCTTTGTCCCCTACAGAGACTCCAAGCTGACCAGGCTGCTGCAAG acTCCTTGGGTGGGAACAGCCACACTCTGATGATTGCCTGTGTGAGCCCAGCAGATTCCAACCTGGAGGAGACCCTGAACACTCTGCGTTATGCTGACAGGGCCAGGAAGATCAAAAACAAACCCATTGTCAACGTGGACCCCcaggcagctgagctgcacCAGCTGAAGCAGCAG gtccagcagctccaggtgttGCTGCTCCAGGCCCATGGAGGGACCCTGCCTGTGGCTCTCAA TGGTTTGGCCCCCTCAGAGAGCCTCCAATCCCTGATGGAGAAGAACCAATCCCTGCAAGAGGAGATCCAGAAGCTGAGCCAGGGGCTGAGTGAGGCTGCTGGGCAAACAGCACAGATGCTGGAGAGGATCATCCTG ACAGAGCAAGAAAATGAGAAGATGTATGCAAAActagagcagctccagcaccatgCTGT GTGCAAGTTGGATCTGCAGAAGATGGTGGAGACCGTGGAAGATGAAGAGTTCAAGGAAAATGTGGAGGTGATCAGGAacctgcagcaggtgctggctgagctgcag AGTGaaagtgctgctgccacagaagctgctgcagagctgccaaacTCTGAACAGGATTCTCCAGGT ggagcagaagtGGCCCAGGAATCCAAGAGAGCCTCTGACTTCAGCACCCAACACGCCCTGCgccaggcacagctctccagggagctgctggagctcaaCAAAGCCCTGACTCTGAAAGAGGCCCTAGCCAAAAAGATGTCTCAAAATGATACTCAGCTGGGGCCCATTCAGTCTCAGTATGAG ACCAATATCAGGGATCTGGAATTGGAGGTCAGCAActtgcagaaggaaaaggaggaactGATCCTTGCTCTGCAAATGGCAAAGAAAGACATCAACCAGGCCAA gctgagcgAGCGGCGCCGAAAaaggctccaggagctggaagcACAAATTACTGAGCTCAAGAAGAAGCTGAATGAGCAATCCAAGCTCTTGAAGCTGAAGGAATCCACAGAGCACACAGTGTCCAAACTGAACCAGGAGATCAGG GAAATGAAGCAGCAAAGGGTACAGCTGATGCGTCAGATGAAAGAGGACACTGAGAAATTCAGGCAGTGGAAGCAGCAGAAGGACAAGGAGGTGatccagctgaaggaaaag GACCGTAAGAGACAATATGAGCTCCtcaagctggagagggatttccAGAAGCAGGCCAATGTCCTTCGGCGCAAAACAGAGGAG gcagcagctgccaacaAACGCCTCAAGGATGCTCTGCAGAGGCAGAAGGAGGTGGCAGATAAACGGAAGGAGACCCAAAATCGGGGCATGGAAGGAATTGCTACACGAATTAAG AGCTGGCTTGCAAACGAAGTCGAGGTTCTTGTCAGCACTGAGGAAGCTCGAAGACACCTGGCAGACCTGCTGGAGGACAGGAAAATCCTTGCAAAAGAGCTCCTTCagctgaaagagaagaaagatgcTGGAGAAAACCCCCCTCCAAAGCTGCGG aggcGCACGtactgcctggctgagctgcaggctctggacACGGATGTCTCTGTCTCCAAGCAGATTGAGAGCCTGCAAACAGAGATGGAGCTCAG GAGTGCCCAGATAGCAGATTTGCAGCAGAAACTCCTGGATGCAGACAATGGAGATCGGGCcaagcagcactgggacagcatTGCCACCCTCCTGGAGGCCAAATGTGCTCTGAAGTATCTCCTGGCAGAG CTGGTCTCCTCCAAAGTGCGGGAGAGCAAACTGCAGAgtggcctgcagcagagccaggccagCTGCTCTGATGTGCAGAAGATGCTCATGGAAGAGAGAAACCACATGGCAGAGGTGGAGGCAGAGCTCCAAAATCAGATTTTGGTGCAGGAACAGCAACACCAGGAAAAG GTTCTGTACCTGCTCAGCCAATTCCAGcagaaagaagcagcagagaagagGTTGGAAGATTCCCTGAATGAGCAGGAGAAACAACTGCAGGAGCGACTGCGGTTCcag gaggaagagctgaaaaaaatgagagagatCTGTGAGAAGAACCAGGAACTCCTCCGGGAAAATGACACTCTGAAACAG AAACTGCTGCTCCTCCAAGTTGCCAGTGGCCAGAAGATCCAGCACATCCAGCAAAGGCCACCTGAGTCTCCAGACTCTTCTTTTGATTATGTTCCACCCAAA CCCAAGTGCCGCCGGCAGACGACAGCCAAGCCCCGAGCGCCCAGCCCTGAGGTGGATGTGGAGGATCTGCTCTCTGACCCTGGGGAGCTGGAGGATTCTGACTGGCTTCCTGGGAAAGCAGGCAGAGGAACCAGGAAAAACCTCATGGGG TGCTCGTGCAAGGGCCGCTGTGGGAACAGGcagtgtggctgcaggaggcagaagTTGGGATGCACCGACGGCTGCAGCTGCGCCGCGGCCACGTGCAGGAACAGGGAGCGGGGCCTG gagaCCACAACATGTGAGGAGCACAAAAGGGACTCAGAGGGGTCCTTGAAGCTGGAAGACCCCACGGAGGTGAAAGCAGAAGAGACCTTCTTCCAGCCTGTGTGTGTCACTCCAACCAACAAG GTCCTGCAGGACCTCACAGAACAGGAGGTGCTCCTGAAgattcccagcactgctgcctccctgctTGGGAGGGATGAGGAGTCCCAGGAGAACCAGAACCCCtttgggaggaggaagaagaggatgCTGAGCAGCAACATCAGCTTCTTCTCAGGCTGCACCCCCATCAAGGAGTAG
- the TAF9B gene encoding transcription initiation factor TFIID subunit 9B isoform X1, translating into MEAAKMASPKSAPKDAQVMAQILKDMGITEYEPRVINQMLEFAYRYVTTILEDAKIYSSHAKKSSVDADDVRLAIQCRTDQSFTSPPPRDFLLDIARQKNQTPLPLIKPYSGPRLPPDRYCLTAPNYRLKSLQKKVSSTAGRITVPRLSVGAVSSRPSTPTLGTPSAQTVSVSAKVGAPVSLAGQRFTVQIPSSQPAGKSATPTTPTVQNVLINPSLIGPKNILITTNMVPPGAADPNPLKRKHEEDDDYDAFSSSCLQDKRKFVSLQIKKRKSPGLFQPAQQPPHAGFCKGNTESFS; encoded by the exons ATGGAGGCGGCCAAGATGGCGTCTCCCAAGAGCGCCCCTAAAGACGCGCAG GTGATGGCGCAGATCCTCAAGGACATGGGCATCACCGAGTACGAGCCGCGCGTCATCAACCAGATGCTGGAGTTCGCCTACA GATACGTCACCACCATCCTGGAGGACGCCAAGATCTACTCGAGCCACGCCAAGAAGTCGAGCGTGGACGCAGACGACGTGCGGCTGGCGATCCAGTGCCGCACCGACCAGTCCTTCACATCGCCCCCGCCCCGCGAC TTCCTGCTGGACATTGCCCGCCAGAAGAACCAGACGCCGCTGCCGCTGATCAAGCCGTACTCGGGCCCGCGGCTGCCGCCCGACAGGTACTGCCTGACTGCCCCCAACTACCGCCTGAAATCCCTGCAGAAGAAG GTCTCCTCCACAGCAGGCAGGATCACAGTCCCTCGCCTGAGCGTGGGCGCCGTGAGCAGCAGGCCCAGCACTCCCACTCTGG GCACCCCCTCAGCCCAGACCGTGTCGGTGTCAGCCAAGGTGGGCGCGCCGGTGTCGCTGGCGGGGCAGCGCTTCACGGTCCAGATCCCGTCCTCACAGCCTGCTGGGAAATCAG CCACTCCCACCACACCCACAGTGCAGAACGTCCTGATCAACCCCTCCCTGATTGGCCCCAAGAACATCCTGATCACCACCAACATGGtcccgcccggcgccgccgaCCCCAACCCGCTCAAGAGGAAACACGAGGAGGACGACGACTACGACGCCTT ctcttcctcctgtttgcaggacaagaggaaatttGTTTCATTGCagataaagaagagaaaatccCCAGGGTTATTCCAGCCTGCACAGCAACCACCTCATGCAGGCTTCTGCAAAGGGAACACAGAATCCTTCTCCTAA
- the TAF9B gene encoding transcription initiation factor TFIID subunit 9B isoform X2 — protein MSLGHRDVTRTWGCDWTQGCDWDTGISLGHGDEEGTRGCHQDTGMCPDTGVSVGHRGVTRTQGCAQTRGCGRVSAVPAGHCPPEEPDAAAADQAVLGPAAAARQVLPDCPQLPPEIPAEEGTPSAQTVSVSAKVGAPVSLAGQRFTVQIPSSQPAGKSATPTTPTVQNVLINPSLIGPKNILITTNMVPPGAADPNPLKRKHEEDDDYDAFSSSCLQDKRKFVSLQIKKRKSPGLFQPAQQPPHAGFCKGNTESFS, from the exons ATGTCATTGGGACATAGGGATGTCACCAGGACATGGGGATGTGACTGGACACAGGGATGTGACTGGGACACTGGGATATCACTGGGACATGGGGATGAGGAAGGGACACGGGGTTGTCACCAGGATACTGGGATGTGCCCAGACACAGGGGTGTCAGTGGGACACAGGGGTGTCACCAGGACACAGGGGTGTGCCCAGACCCGGGGCTGTGGCCGTGTCTCTGCAGTTCCTGCTGGACATTGCCCGCCAGAAGAACCAGACGCCGCTGCCGCTGATCAAGCCGTACTCGGGCCCGCGGCTGCCGCCCGACAGGTACTGCCTGACTGCCCCCAACTACCGCCTGAAATCCCTGCAGAAGAAG GCACCCCCTCAGCCCAGACCGTGTCGGTGTCAGCCAAGGTGGGCGCGCCGGTGTCGCTGGCGGGGCAGCGCTTCACGGTCCAGATCCCGTCCTCACAGCCTGCTGGGAAATCAG CCACTCCCACCACACCCACAGTGCAGAACGTCCTGATCAACCCCTCCCTGATTGGCCCCAAGAACATCCTGATCACCACCAACATGGtcccgcccggcgccgccgaCCCCAACCCGCTCAAGAGGAAACACGAGGAGGACGACGACTACGACGCCTT ctcttcctcctgtttgcaggacaagaggaaatttGTTTCATTGCagataaagaagagaaaatccCCAGGGTTATTCCAGCCTGCACAGCAACCACCTCATGCAGGCTTCTGCAAAGGGAACACAGAATCCTTCTCCTAA
- the TAF9B gene encoding transcription initiation factor TFIID subunit 9B isoform X3, translated as MEAAKMASPKSAPKDAQVMAQILKDMGITEYEPRVINQMLEFAYRYVTTILEDAKIYSSHAKKSSVDADDVRLAIQCRTDQSFTSPPPRDFLLDIARQKNQTPLPLIKPYSGPRLPPDRYCLTAPNYRLKSLQKKVSSTAGRITVPRLSVGAVSSRPSTPTLGTPSAQTVSVSAKVGAPVSLAGQRFTVQIPSSQPAGKSATPTTPTVQNVLINPSLIGPKNILITTNMVPPGAADPNPLKRKHEEDDDYDAL; from the exons ATGGAGGCGGCCAAGATGGCGTCTCCCAAGAGCGCCCCTAAAGACGCGCAG GTGATGGCGCAGATCCTCAAGGACATGGGCATCACCGAGTACGAGCCGCGCGTCATCAACCAGATGCTGGAGTTCGCCTACA GATACGTCACCACCATCCTGGAGGACGCCAAGATCTACTCGAGCCACGCCAAGAAGTCGAGCGTGGACGCAGACGACGTGCGGCTGGCGATCCAGTGCCGCACCGACCAGTCCTTCACATCGCCCCCGCCCCGCGAC TTCCTGCTGGACATTGCCCGCCAGAAGAACCAGACGCCGCTGCCGCTGATCAAGCCGTACTCGGGCCCGCGGCTGCCGCCCGACAGGTACTGCCTGACTGCCCCCAACTACCGCCTGAAATCCCTGCAGAAGAAG GTCTCCTCCACAGCAGGCAGGATCACAGTCCCTCGCCTGAGCGTGGGCGCCGTGAGCAGCAGGCCCAGCACTCCCACTCTGG GCACCCCCTCAGCCCAGACCGTGTCGGTGTCAGCCAAGGTGGGCGCGCCGGTGTCGCTGGCGGGGCAGCGCTTCACGGTCCAGATCCCGTCCTCACAGCCTGCTGGGAAATCAG CCACTCCCACCACACCCACAGTGCAGAACGTCCTGATCAACCCCTCCCTGATTGGCCCCAAGAACATCCTGATCACCACCAACATGGtcccgcccggcgccgccgaCCCCAACCCGCTCAAGAGGAAACACGAGGAGGACGACGACTACGACGCCTTGTGA